A part of Aspergillus flavus chromosome 1, complete sequence genomic DNA contains:
- a CDS encoding protein phosphatase 2C has product MAIEKLYYAADPGSLQELTRADVVKQLQIRVKATQERLEEVEAALNRCREYSAQDIETISRQRVRILDLEDLVRKQKTTISNQSKAIADPKRVRMLQSTIPMPIFPLTPTQQRPIVRSPSSSTPSSASSYSPSVHTLPPPAFDLPASTPQGKLLSLGENSKTSLSCKRGSLPMSICSLGSSFDTETVIRLISTRLQSLFSRTQKFGHMYTNFPSIQFDSQLNPRVKEYVMSISNKIHASTLLGNPCTRPCVVAKAINFYLVHEILQPTVVKGFDAQVDVEINQIQEHLTIVSLILPRRCYTSNPANAVANDNRATKRPEFHDYFVTHLPSSSLHPDPRAPVNSFYKLPRSASVPHTGESSHPPASFQPLVDRETTVVRIPLRSAKHHFGASTSRGTRPENEDTYQAGVIDIPAFAKRPPASLTIKRSGANGIPATRESQGAETASGDPQVFYFAVFDGHGGNECSTFLQHTLHEYIQDSAATFELQSSLKKNRDGHYSKDTEPSTGDLPILQDANSQRIGELEKHLVRDWRTLVGGYFKRFVPPHFSHIGKGARGEPKALSDLPEGVTIEEVLEYAFLRTDLEFVSAQAAKQGDELENVGHPLYQDNILYGRDRTPSLHIGGAKRFKGGSTASVALISTPTPTPFWHPSSPSSLLVSHVGDTRILLCSTETGDAIPLTSNHHPSSPIEASRLRRYATTFVTDSFGEERMSGLANTRAFGDVQSKRIGVSAEPELRRIEMAPAEYSFLVLMSDGISGTLSDQEVVDIVKEARTPEQGSRDVVNFANEVTKEGDNATCLVVRLGGWERRLEGGLGSLGTKESREWRRQEATDPRRSRR; this is encoded by the exons ATGGCAATCGAAAAACTCTACTATGCTGCTGATCCAGGTAGCCTGCAAGAATTGACCCGTGCAGATGTGGTTAAACAGCTCCAGATTCGCGTAAAAGCAACTCAAGAAAggctggaagaggttgaagCGGCCCTCAACCGCTGCCGTGAATACAGTGCACAGGATATCGAGACTATCAGCAGGCAGCGTGTCAGAATTCTTGATCTAGAAGACTTGGTCCGGAAACAGAAGACCACAATCAGCAACCAGAGCAAAGCCATTGCAGACCCCAAGAGGGTTCGCATGTTGCAGTCAACTATTCCTATGCCAATATTTCCTCTCACTCCCACTCAACAGCGCCCTATCGTAAGGTCTCCGAGTTCAAGCACCCCCTCGTCAGCGAGCTCTTACTCTCCAAGTGTGCACACTCTCCCTCCTCCCGCGTTTGACCTACCTGCTAGCACTCCACAGGGCAAACTTCTGAGTCTGGGAGAGAACTCCAAGACGTCACTTAGCTGCAAGAGGGGTAGTCTTCCGATGAGCATTTGTTCTCTAGGTTCTTCATTCGATACCGAAACAGTAATTCGGCTGATCTCGACCAGACTTCAGAGCCTCTTCTCAAGGACGCAGAAATTTGGCCACATGTATACTAATTTCCCTAGCATTCAATTTGACAGTCAGCTGAACCCGCGGGTTAAGGAATATGTCATGAGCATCTCGAATAAGATCCATGCGTCAACATTGCTAGGAAATCCATGCACTAGGCCGTGCGTGGTTGCAAAAGCAATTAACTTTTACCTCGTCCACGAGATCTTGCAGCCCACAGTCGTCAAAGGGTTCGACGCTCaggtggatgtggaaatCAACCAGATACAGGAGCACCTAACCATAG TTTCTCTTATTCTACCAAGGCGTTGCTACACGTCGAATCCCGCAAATGCTGTTGCCAACGACAACCGGGCAACCAAGAGGCCTGAATTTCACGACTACTTTGTTACACATTTACCATCTTcctctcttcatccagatccCCGAGCGCCAGTAAACTCCTTCTACAAACTTCCTCGCTCCGCCTCCGTTCCTCATACCGGAGAGTCATCTCACCCCCCAGCCTCCTTCCAGCCGCTGGTCGACCGGGAGACGACTGTCGTCCGCATCCCTCTTCGCAGCGCGAAACACCACTTCGGCGCATCTACTTCCCGTGGGACTCGTCCGGAGAATGAAGATACATATCAAGCTGGTGTGATCGACATTCCTGCATTTGCGAAGCGCCCCCCTGCGTCCCTAACGATCAAACGATCGGGTGCCAATGGAATCCCTGCAACTCGGGAGAGTCAAGGGGCGGAGACTGCTAGTGGCGATCCACAGGTATTCTATTTCGCAGTATTCGACGGCCACGGGGGAAACGAATGTAGCACGTTTCTACAGCACACGCTTCATGAGTACATACAGGATTCAGCAGCGACATTCGAGCTCCAGTCCAGTCTGAAGAAAAACCGGGATGGCCATTATTCTAAGGACACAGAGCCGTCCACTGGAGATTTGCCTATTCTGCAGGACGCCAACTCGCAACGAATCGGGGAACTAGAAAAACACCTCGTCCGAGATTGGCGAACCCTAGTCGGAGGGTACTTCAAGAGATTTGTACCTCCTCACTTCTCACATATTGGGAAAGGTGCCCGTGGTGAGCCAAAGGCACTGTCCGACCTACCCGAAGGTGTTACCATTGAAGAGGTCCTCGAATACGCCTTTCTCCGTACCGATCTGGAGTTTGTGTCGGCACAAGCGGCGAAACAAGGCGATGAATTGGAGAATGTGGGTCACCCTTTATACCAGGACAATATCCTCTACGGCCGTGATCGTACGCCATCTCTACATATCGGGGGAGCGAAACGGTTCAAGGGAGGTAGCACCGCTAGCGTCGCGCTCATATCTACCCCAACGCCTACCCCTTTCTGGCATCCGTCTAGCCCGTCTAGTCTGTTGGTATCCCATGTCGGCGACACCCGGATACTGTTGTGCTCTACAGAGACAGGCGATGCCATTCCACTGACTTCCAACCACCATCCGTCGTCACCGATTGAGGCGAGTCGCTTACGACGATATGCCACTACATTTGTGACTGACTCGTTTGGAGAAGAGCGCATGAGCGGATTGGCCAACACGCGAGCCTTTGGTGATGTTCAATCGAAACGGATTGGCGTATCAGCCGAGCCAGAGCTCCGAAGAATTGAGATGGCACCTGCGGAGTACTCATTCTTGGTCCTCATGTCTGATGGCATCAGTGGAACGCTCAGTGACCAAGAAGTCGTTGACATCGTCAAGGAGGCTAGGACTCCCGAGCAGGGGTCTCGGGATGTGGTCAACTTTGCGAATGAAGTGACTAAGGAGGGAGACAACGCTACCTGCCTCGTCGTCCGACTAGGTGGTTGGGAACGACGACTTGAAGGCGGTTTGGGAAGCCTGGGAACGAAGGAATCTCGAGAATGGCGCCGACAAGAAGCGACTGATCCGCGTCGGTCGCGGCGATGA
- a CDS encoding CDP-diacylglycerol-inositol 3-phosphatidyltransferase PIS (phosphatidylinositol synthase), with protein MGARTRRQQAALAAQSDSNESPAGNGTVEKSPRKTRTPSKKEVKENVYLFAPNLIGYLRVVLTMASLYYMPLHPRTCSLLYSVSCLLDALDGYAARYFNQSTTFGAVLDMVTDRCTTACLLVFLSSAWPRWSIVFQSLIALDMASHYMHMYATLSMGGSGQSHKKIDSSRSWILYQYYNSKTVLFICCALNELFFIGLYLLSFSSPILSPSLLQPVPGSGADAAQPVSTDSFASPWSAGALEMARANKIDSTWPWIITGISAPVMALKQIINVVQLVKASNWLVEGDMANRRALRGKKN; from the exons ATGGGTGCCCGCACAAGAAGACAACAGGCCGCCTTGGCCGCTCAGTCGGATAGTAATGAGTCGCCGGCTGGCAATGGCACAGTGGAAAAATCGCCAAGGAAGACCAGAACTCCGAGCAAGAAGGAAGTGAAGGAGAATGTATATTTGTTTGCCCCTAACCTTATTG GATATTTACGGGTTGTCTTGACAATGGCTTCGCTGTACTATATGCCGCTGCATCCGCGAACGTGCTCCCTTCTTTACAGTGTGTCTTGTTTGCTGGATGCCCTAGACGGATATGCAGCACGCTACTTCAACCAGTCCACCACCTTCGGCGCGGTTCTGGATATGGTGACAGACCGCTGTACAACTGCGTGCTTGCTGGTGTTCCTGAGTTCGGCGTGGCCTCGCTGGTCTATTGTCTTTCAGAGTCTGATTGCCTTGGATATGGCCAGCCATTACATGCACATGTATGCTACCCTCAGCATGGGCGGGTCTGGTCAAAGTCACAAGAAGATCGATTCTAGCAGGAGCTGGATCCTGTATCAGTACTACAATAGCAAG ACTGTTCTGTTCATCTGCTGTGCTCTTAATGAGCTTTTTTTCATTGGCCTCTACCTTCTTTCGTTCTCGTCCCCTATTTTGTCTCCATCCCTTCTTCAACCCGTTCCAGGCTCCGGAGCCGACGCTGCACAGCCGGTCTCGACTGACTCGTTCGCTAGTCCATGGAGCGCTGGCGCGTTGGAGATGGCTAGGGCCAACAAGATTGACAGCACCTGGCCTTGGATCATCACCGGAATCTCGGCTCCCGTTATGGCTCTAAAGCAAATCATCAACGTGGTGCAGCTTGTCAAAGCTAGCAACTGGCTGGTTGAAGGTGACATGGCCAACCGCCGGGCGCTGCGAGGTAAGAAAAACTAG
- a CDS encoding 3-isopropylmalate dehydrogenase Leu2A (hypothetical protein): MSSYNIVVFGGDHCGPEVTAEAIKVLRAVEKNRDVTFNLQDHLLGGASIDATGSPLTDEALNAAKNADAVLLGAIGGPKWGTGAVRPEQGILKLRKEMGTFGNLRPCNFAAPSLVESSPLRADVCRGVNFNIIRELTGGIYFGERKEDDGSGYAMDTEPYSRAEIERIIRLAAHLALQHDPPLPVWSLDKANVLATSRLWRKVVTEVMAKEFPQLKIEHQLIDSAAMIMVKNPRQLNGIVVTSNLFGDIISDEASVIPGSLGLLPSASLSGIPDGNSKVNGIYEPIHGSAPDIAGKGIVNPVAAILSVAMMMQYSFGLFAEARAIEQAVSNVIESGVRTGDIGGKATTAEVGDAVAAELEKLLK; this comes from the exons ATGTCTTCTTACAACATCGTCGTCTTTGGCGGAGACCACTGCGGTCCGGAG GTCACCGCTGAGGCCATCAAG GTCCTCCGTGCTGTTGAGAAGAACCGCGATGTTACTTTCAACCTTCAAGACCACTTGCTGGGAGGA GCGTCAATTGATGCCACAGGATCTCCCTTGACCGACGAAGCCTTGAACGCAGCTAAGAACGCTGATGCTGTTCTCTTGGGTGCCATCGGTGGACCG AAATGGGGCACCGGCGCCGTCCGCCCCGAACAGGGTATTCTAAAGCTCCGTAAAGAAATGGGCACCTTCGGCAACCTGCGCCCCTGCAACTTCGCCGCACCCTCCCTCGTTGAGAGCTCTCCCCTCCGCGCCGACGTCTGCCGCGGTGTTAACTTCAATATCATCCGTGAACTGACGGGCGGTATATACTTCGGTGAGCGcaaggaagacgatggcAGCGGATATGCAATGGACACAGAGCCCTACTCGCGCGCTGAAATCGAGCGTATCATCCGTCTGGCCGCTCACCTTGCCCTGCAGCACGACCCCCCTCTTCCTGTGTGGAGTTTGGACAAGGCCAACGTCCTGGCTACTAGCCGTTTGTGGCGTAAGGTTGTCACCGAGGTTATGGCCAAGGAGTTCCCCCAGTTGAAGATCGAGCACCAGCTTATCGACTCCGCCGCTATGATCATGGTGAAGAACCCCCGCCAGCTGAACGGTATTGTTGTTACCAGCAACCTGTTCGGTGATATCATTAGTGATGAGGCTAGCGTTATCCCTGGATCTCTGGGCTTGCTTCCCAGTGCTAGTTTGAGCGGTATCCCTGATGGAAATAGCAAGGTTAACGGTATCTATGAGCCTATTCACG GCTCTGCCCCTGACATTGCCGGAAAGGGCATTGTTAACCCTGTCGCCGCCATTCTGTCCGTCGCTATGATGATGCAGTACTCTTTCGGTCTGTTTGCCGAGGCCCGCGCCATTGAGCAGGCCGTCAGCAACGTTATCGAGTCCGGTGTCCGCACTGGTGACATCGGCGGTAAGGCTACCACCGCCGAGGTTGgtgatgctgttgctgccgAATTGGAGAAGCTTTTGAAGTAA
- a CDS encoding anaphase promoting complex subunit 10 (unnamed protein product), whose translation MPRHHLLRRHPHPTAPEESPSESTQPRPSRSRLGQHAAGQSQFQTPPSQGIPQLHPSSGPIEPVESAHPAAAAQAALFSLFGRGVAGRPRTQLMEDDEEEDDSQFEDEDEHDEYNSQENADHEAQLSEEDMEGIVEDDLEVIDEDEDEIMHDRARSPSPLPSNLREISSLASWTVSTHKPGCGVSALRHPSPTQYWQSDGPQPHTLTLHFFKLVAVVKIRVYLDFDLDESYTPTKMTFLAGMGGNDLVEFATWEDETPCGWVDVPLEGVGGRDGGWVRKKRRNRARKGGKGKSSAWPDYMFSDTENPAEFNLAAYEDDDEETAIEDDEDDPYAGSVLKAMVIQMRVMENHQNGKDTHVRGFQVFARDDERRRIGNAPSASADGRIRRHSMRKSLRGAADDGTDGRGVHGDTDPDKVAALEEPDWMGEPVIR comes from the exons ATGCCTcgccatcatctcctccgCCGACACCCACACCCCACTGCTCCAGAAGAATCCCCCTCCGAGTCCACTCAACCACGTCCAAGTAGATCACGACTGGGCCAACATGCAGCGGGACAGTCTCAATTCCAGACACCACCGTCGCAGGGTATTCCCCAGCTACATCCTTCATCGGGACCCATCGAGCCGGTCGAATCAGCGCATCCAGCCGCCGCCGCCCAAGCGGCTCTCTTCTCCCTATTTGGCCGAGGAGTCGCAGGACGTCCACGGACACAGTTGAtggaagacgacgaggaagaagacgacaGTCAattcgaagatgaagacgagcaCGACGAATACAACTCGCAAGAGAACGCAGATCACGAAGCTCAACTCTCCGAAGAAGACATGGAGGGGATAGTCGAGGACGACCTGGAGGTAAtagacgaagacgaagatgagatCATGCACGATCGAG CAAGATCGCCATCCCCGCTCCCCAGCAACCTCCGCGAAATCTCCTCTCTCGCTTCATGGACCGTCTCGACCCATAAACCCGGCTGTGGCGTCTCGGCCCTACGACACCCCTCGCCGACGCAGTACTGGCAATCCGACGGCCCCCAGCCGCACACGCTCACTCTGCACTTCTTCAAGCTGGTCGCGGTGGTCAAAATCCGGGTGTACCTCGACTTTGACCTAGACGAGAGTTACACCCCCACGAAGATGACGTTTCTCGCCGGTATGGGCGGGAACGACCTGGTCGAGTTTGCGACGTGGGAAGATGAGACGCCGTGCGGATGGGTTGATGTACCATTAGAAGGCGTGGGGGGACGAGACGGAGGATGGGTGCGGAAGAAGCGGCGGAATCGAGCGCGGAAAGGCGGCAAGGGGAAGTCCTCGGCGTGGCCGGACTATATGTTTTCTGATACGGAGAATCCGGCGGAGTTCAACCTGGCTGCgtatgaagatgacgatgaggaaacTGCTatcgaagacgacgaggacgatCCGTACGCGGGGAGTGTGCTTAAGGCGATGGTGATCCAGATGCGTGTGATGGAGAATCATCAGAATGGTAAGGATACGCATGTGCGCGGGTTCCAGGTCTTTGCGCGGGATGATGAGCGTCGGCGGATTGGCAATGCGCCGTCTGCTTCTGCTGATGGGAGGATTCGGAGGCACAGTATGCGGAAGTCGCTTCGTGGGGCGGCGGATGATGGGACCGATGGGCGTGGTGTCCATGGGGATACAGACCCGGATAAGGTTGCTGCTCTGGAAGAGCCGGATTGGATGGGGGAGCCTGTCATTCGGTAG
- a CDS encoding putative phosphatidylserine decarboxylase (unnamed protein product) — MTLYLTSRSVLRRNLGDSRLGENTGLMKMVALRTSAGRKASARQFSKSWKQYQNQNNQENPAPKGFGSRLRFALRNTKVEWYPIPIGLGIGLLGILHFYKSQRAERERREREAEDEIINPPPRHRIRPSGPWQVQIMSTLPLKAISRLWGRFNELELPVFLRAPGFKLYSWVFGVNLDEVEQPDLRTYPNLAAFFYRRLKPGARPLDPDTRAIISPSDGRILQFGLIERGEVEQVKGVTYSLDALLGAATPSHADHSKKFIDHSTEPSQKDAADMAADEEFATMNGIPYTLPTLFAGDQGGARKRSASLDASTGSKAAAEAEVKADLARGDGAPWYAPKPKSNNALYYVVIYLAPGDYHRFHSPVPWVVESRRHFAGELYSVSPYLQRHLPGLFTLNERVVLLGRWRWGFFSYTPVGATNVGSIKVNFDSELRTNSLTTDTAADMAAALAAKRGEQYPGFVEATYLHASRTLGGHPLQRGEEMGGFQLGSTIVLVFEAPMGTRKSFDAGYQEGKREGGWNWTIEMGQRIKVGEKLGYVDTEQ, encoded by the coding sequence ATGACATTGTATCTTACCAGCCGTTCTGTGCTTCGCCGGAACTTGGGAGACTCCCGTCTCGGGGAGAATACTGgattgatgaagatggtggCCTTGAGGACGTCTGCTGGACGTAAAGCCAGTGCTAGGCAATTCTCAAAATCATGGAAACAataccaaaaccaaaacaaccaagagaACCCAGCGCCGAAGGGCTTCGGATCCCGACTACGATTTGCGCTCCGAAACACCAAGGTGGAATGGTATCCGATCCCGATAGGACTCGGCATTGGTCTCCTGGGTATACTCCATTTTTACAAGTCGCAAAGAGCCGAACGGGAACgccgagaaagagaagcggAAGATGAGATTATaaaccctcctcctcgacatAGGATCAGACCAAGCGGGCCATGGCAGGTTCAGATCATGTCGACCCTACCACTAAAAGCAATCTCACGGCTATGGGGCCGCTTTAATGAGCTTGAGCTTCCTGTTTTCCTTCGCGCTCCTGGATTCAAGCTCTATTCATGGGTCTTTGGTGTCAACTTGGATGAAGTAGAACAGCCGGATCTACGCACCTACCCGAACCTGGCGGCCTTCTTCTATCGCAGATTGAAGCCCGGTGCCCGGCCCTTAGATCCCGATACCCGTGCGATTATCTCGCCATCGGATGGACGTATTCTTCAGTTCGGTCTGATCGAACGTGGTGAAGTAGAACAGGTCAAGGGAGTTACATACAGTTTGGATGCACTTCTGGGGGCAGCTACACCTTCACATGCGGACCATTCCAAGAAGTTCATCGATCACTCAACAGAACCTTCGCAGAAAGATGCAGCTGACATGGCAGCCGATGAGGAATTTGCCACAATGAATGGCATTCCTTACACGCTACCAACTCTCTTCGCTGGTGACCAGGGCGGCGCAAGGAAGCGCTCAGCATCGTTGGACGCCTCAACAGGATCAAAGGCGGCCGCAGAAGCCGAAGTCAAGGCTGATCTGGCTCGTGGGGACGGCGCTCCATGGTATGCGCCGAAACCCAAGTCGAATAATGCACTTTACTACGTCGTGATCTACCTCGCACCTGGCGATTATCACCGTTTCCACTCCCCTGTGCCTTGGGTGGTCGAGAGCCGCCGACACTTTGCGGGTGAGCTGTACTCCGTCTCGCCATACCTGCAGCGTCACCTTCCTGGACTCTTCACTCTCAACGAGCGGGTTGTCCTTCTGGGACGTTGGCGCTGGGGATTCTTCAGTTATACCCCCGTTGGTGCTACCAATGTGGGCTCTATCAAGGTGAACTTCGACTCCGAGCTGCGCACGAACAGCCTCACCACAGACACCGCCGCAGATATGGCGGCAGCTCTCGCTGCTAAGCGAGGTGAGCAGTATCCCGGTTTCGTTGAGGCAACCTACCTGCACGCCAGCAGGACCCTCGGAGGCCATCCGCTCCAGAGGGGAGAGGAAATGGGAGGGTTCCAACTAGGCAGTACGATTGTCCTGGTCTTCGAGGCTCCCATGGGCACCCGTAAGTCGTTCGACGCGGGATatcaagaaggaaaacgtGAGGGTGGGTGGAACTGGACCATCGAGATGGGTCAACGCATCAAGGTCGGTGAGAAACTGGGGTATGTGGACACCGAACAGTGA